A genomic region of Planococcus kocurii contains the following coding sequences:
- a CDS encoding helix-turn-helix domain-containing protein: MDTGMRLKYHRLKQKISLEEFSSGILSPRELKKIESGVKDPALKELEALCKKLTIPLAPKDNPIGKVLVKNFKNSLLHPHNKAEIMEQYNDIQGHPLLSADEDVELEYCIQQIRYFIITGDLDSAEEKIKEMDRFREFMSQEQFYLFHKYIGNYNYILNDFEKALKTYFVAEKIAPNTISASELGDLYYSIGISSTKCRETEMAFKYSEMALKIYQQEFIPKRIVECHLNIAITHQHFGNFRMSMEHYKNALTIGNKLEIDILRFTTEFNLGYSYFLFQNYELSIIHMENSLKYIHPEYSADLLLSYCILIKCQYEVENFGAAKEWIRKGSELVENKKLNIDSPTNHIFKEAYIEFICLVHLLNEDYEKFGEFVLSQLIPSLEATNNYFESGYYFGHLGRIHYEQGRYKESAEIMNKARESYKNINTLSRE, encoded by the coding sequence ATGGACACGGGAATGCGTTTAAAATACCATCGTTTAAAACAGAAAATTAGCTTAGAAGAATTCTCCTCTGGCATACTATCTCCCAGAGAGCTGAAAAAAATTGAAAGTGGCGTTAAAGACCCAGCGTTAAAAGAACTGGAAGCTTTGTGCAAAAAATTGACTATTCCGCTGGCACCAAAAGATAACCCAATTGGAAAAGTTCTTGTAAAAAACTTTAAAAACTCTTTATTACATCCGCATAACAAAGCCGAAATTATGGAACAGTACAACGACATCCAAGGCCATCCTTTACTGAGCGCTGATGAAGATGTGGAACTTGAGTACTGCATTCAACAAATTCGGTATTTTATTATTACCGGCGACCTAGATAGTGCCGAAGAAAAAATTAAAGAAATGGACCGTTTCAGAGAATTTATGAGTCAGGAACAGTTTTATTTATTTCATAAATACATCGGAAACTACAATTATATTCTCAACGATTTTGAAAAGGCCTTAAAAACCTATTTCGTTGCAGAAAAAATTGCACCGAATACGATTTCTGCTTCAGAACTTGGTGATCTTTATTATTCAATCGGCATCTCCAGTACGAAGTGTAGAGAAACAGAAATGGCTTTTAAGTATTCCGAAATGGCTCTGAAAATTTATCAGCAAGAATTCATTCCTAAACGCATTGTGGAATGCCATTTGAATATCGCAATTACTCATCAGCATTTCGGCAATTTCCGAATGTCGATGGAGCATTATAAAAACGCATTAACTATCGGCAATAAGTTGGAAATTGATATTTTACGCTTTACGACAGAATTTAATTTAGGATATTCATATTTCTTGTTTCAAAACTATGAGCTTTCAATTATTCATATGGAAAATTCATTGAAATACATTCATCCAGAATATAGTGCTGACCTTTTATTAAGTTATTGCATTTTAATTAAATGCCAATATGAGGTAGAGAACTTTGGTGCTGCAAAGGAATGGATCCGCAAAGGCTCAGAACTTGTCGAAAACAAAAAATTAAATATCGATTCACCTACTAATCATATTTTTAAAGAAGCCTATATTGAATTTATATGTTTGGTACATCTTTTAAACGAGGACTACGAAAAATTTGGAGAATTTGTCCTAAGCCAGTTGATCCCCAGTCTTGAAGCAACAAACAATTACTTCGAAAGTGGCTATTATTTCGGTCACTTGGGCAGAATCCACTATGAGCAAGGACGTTACAAAGAATCAGCTGAAATTATGAACAAAGCAAGAGAATCATATAAGAATATTAATACTTTATCTAGGGAGTGA
- a CDS encoding Zn-dependent hydrolase: MSTTNDNPLYEELLKDYDTKLDHSGINGKRIAKRLVELSKIGFVQVGGVKRPGFSNEEKDAKVLVKKWMAEAGLTVSEDGAGNVTARLEGKNNHPAIASGSHVDSVPNGGNFDGPLGVLSALEVAESWKEEGYIPQKPYEVIIFSDEEGSRFNSGLTGSQAMTGAISEEEMAQLRDYNGDTLEQVLTHYGSTLGAFKAAGRDLAELELFVEVHIEQGKKLEIVNQPVGIVSGIAGPAWLAVEFAGEAGHAGNTPMIGRKDCLIAAAEFIQSIPQFPKTVSDTAVATVGKMDVFPNGANVIPEKVKLLVDIRDINEAPRDQLIDQLIEQAEKVAAKNDIHVTVKLNTRIQPVPIAKDLQKRLAISLNKFGISPTYIPSGAGHDAMNLGRFIPVAMLFVRSKDGISHNPKEWSSLNDCVMGIHVLKDFIQDAMKK, translated from the coding sequence ATGAGTACTACTAATGATAATCCTTTATATGAAGAGTTATTAAAAGATTACGATACAAAACTTGATCATTCAGGCATTAACGGCAAACGTATTGCGAAACGATTAGTTGAATTGTCTAAAATAGGATTTGTTCAAGTTGGCGGAGTCAAACGACCTGGTTTCTCAAATGAAGAAAAAGACGCAAAAGTTCTCGTTAAAAAGTGGATGGCTGAAGCGGGATTAACGGTTTCCGAAGACGGGGCAGGAAATGTCACGGCTCGATTGGAAGGAAAGAACAATCATCCAGCCATTGCGTCGGGTTCCCATGTCGACAGTGTGCCAAATGGAGGTAATTTTGATGGTCCGTTGGGCGTTTTATCGGCATTAGAAGTTGCAGAATCATGGAAAGAAGAGGGATACATTCCTCAAAAACCGTATGAAGTCATTATTTTTTCTGACGAGGAAGGATCACGATTTAACAGTGGATTAACAGGAAGTCAAGCGATGACGGGTGCTATTTCTGAAGAAGAAATGGCACAACTAAGAGATTATAACGGGGACACGCTAGAACAAGTGTTAACGCATTACGGCAGTACACTGGGAGCATTTAAAGCTGCAGGTAGAGATTTGGCTGAATTGGAATTGTTTGTAGAAGTACATATCGAACAAGGAAAAAAACTAGAAATAGTAAATCAACCAGTCGGAATTGTCAGTGGCATTGCCGGACCTGCTTGGCTTGCTGTGGAATTTGCTGGGGAAGCCGGACATGCTGGAAATACGCCAATGATTGGCAGAAAAGACTGCCTAATAGCGGCAGCGGAATTTATTCAATCGATTCCTCAGTTTCCCAAAACAGTTAGTGACACCGCAGTAGCGACCGTTGGAAAAATGGATGTTTTTCCAAACGGTGCAAATGTAATTCCTGAAAAAGTAAAATTACTTGTCGATATTCGAGATATAAACGAAGCACCAAGAGATCAACTCATTGATCAACTCATAGAACAAGCTGAAAAAGTTGCTGCCAAAAATGACATTCACGTAACAGTTAAATTGAATACGCGAATTCAGCCAGTGCCGATTGCTAAAGATTTGCAGAAACGCTTGGCCATTTCTTTAAATAAGTTTGGAATTTCGCCAACTTATATTCCGAGTGGAGCTGGTCACGATGCCATGAATCTGGGGCGCTTTATTCCAGTAGCTATGCTTTTTGTCAGAAGCAAAGATGGTATTAGCCACAATCCAAAAGAGTGGTCTAGTCTAAATGATTGTGTGATGGGAATACATGTATTAAAAGATTTTATTCAAGACGCAATGAAAAAATGA
- a CDS encoding gamma-glutamyl-gamma-aminobutyrate hydrolase family protein, with protein MMVAKDKPVIGITARVEEDQTYSLDPVYGRAILRAGGLPLIVPIVDREDIPLLCERLDGLIVTGGGDINPTLYGEEPHLRLGAVYPGSDEYEKELILKFLELDKPFIGMCRGLQMFNISLGGTNYQDLESQFEGNLHQHKQNAMRTHRTHSVTLEDESLLYDIMKEKKFNVNSFHHQGVKDVSDQLTVAAHAADGLVEALESKNHQFAMGIQWHPEEFALQGDEASMNIFKRFVDECLIDKKQNQ; from the coding sequence ATGATGGTAGCAAAAGATAAACCGGTAATTGGTATAACGGCACGTGTAGAAGAAGATCAGACTTATTCGCTAGACCCAGTGTATGGTAGAGCCATTCTTCGAGCAGGAGGGTTGCCGTTGATTGTTCCTATCGTAGACAGGGAAGATATTCCGTTGCTATGTGAGCGATTAGATGGACTGATTGTTACTGGCGGAGGGGATATTAATCCGACGCTATATGGAGAAGAGCCTCATTTACGTCTCGGCGCTGTTTATCCCGGCAGTGACGAATATGAAAAAGAATTAATTTTAAAATTTCTAGAGTTAGATAAGCCTTTTATCGGCATGTGTCGTGGACTGCAAATGTTTAACATCTCACTAGGTGGGACTAATTATCAAGATTTAGAATCTCAATTCGAAGGAAATTTACATCAGCATAAGCAGAATGCCATGCGAACTCATCGTACACATTCCGTAACTTTAGAAGATGAAAGTCTATTATACGACATCATGAAGGAGAAAAAATTCAACGTGAATTCTTTCCATCATCAAGGAGTGAAAGATGTTTCAGATCAATTGACAGTAGCAGCTCATGCTGCTGATGGTCTTGTAGAAGCGCTGGAAAGCAAAAATCATCAGTTTGCTATGGGTATTCAATGGCATCCAGAAGAATTTGCTCTTCAAGGAGACGAAGCTTCCATGAATATTTTTAAGCGTTTTGTTGATGAATGTCTAATAGACAAAAAACAAAATCAATAA
- a CDS encoding NAD-dependent succinate-semialdehyde dehydrogenase → MKGRHYINGDWTDTGDGKIEVINPATGEVVGSVPNGGEQEATAAIEAAALAFPEWSKTTAYHRAELLMKWHDLLLEHKKEIGEILTKEMGKPLSEAIGEVEYSASFVSWFAEEGKRMYGRTIPASKEGKRIQINKQPVGVVVSITPWNFPAAMMARKMAPALAAGCTFVAKPAKMTPLTAVKMYELAIEAGFPKGVINLVTGSASKIGKVFTSHPDVRKLTFTGSTEIGKELMKQASETMLNLSLELGGHAPIIVLEDADMDLAIEGVMASKFRNAGQTCVCGNRIYVQQSIVEEFSQKLKQAAGNLKVGNGLEEGVQIGPLVDKDGYDKVQKHVDDAIEKGAKVLVGGNGRSENNAYFYNPTVLVDATSNMLVMNEETFGPVAPIMSFETDEEAVKLANDTRFGLAAYFFTESMSRGTYLSENLDYGIVGWNDGAPSTAQAPFGGMKESGVGREGGQEGLDAFLETKYVSIKI, encoded by the coding sequence ATGAAAGGTAGACATTACATTAATGGTGACTGGACTGATACAGGAGATGGCAAGATTGAAGTGATAAATCCCGCAACTGGTGAAGTTGTCGGATCAGTGCCTAACGGAGGCGAACAAGAAGCCACCGCTGCAATCGAGGCTGCGGCTTTAGCTTTTCCAGAATGGTCGAAAACAACTGCCTACCATCGTGCTGAACTTTTAATGAAATGGCATGATTTATTGCTCGAACACAAAAAAGAAATTGGTGAAATTCTGACGAAAGAGATGGGCAAACCTCTTTCCGAAGCCATCGGAGAGGTAGAATATTCCGCTTCATTCGTCTCTTGGTTTGCTGAAGAAGGCAAGCGCATGTATGGTCGCACAATACCGGCGAGTAAAGAAGGCAAACGAATTCAAATTAACAAACAACCAGTTGGCGTGGTAGTATCTATTACACCTTGGAATTTTCCAGCAGCAATGATGGCAAGAAAAATGGCTCCTGCACTTGCTGCAGGGTGTACATTTGTAGCCAAACCGGCGAAAATGACACCATTGACGGCAGTCAAAATGTACGAACTTGCTATTGAAGCTGGATTTCCTAAAGGCGTCATCAACCTGGTGACTGGCAGTGCCAGCAAAATCGGTAAAGTGTTCACCAGTCATCCAGACGTCCGTAAGTTAACGTTTACCGGTTCGACTGAAATTGGTAAAGAATTAATGAAACAAGCATCAGAAACGATGTTGAACTTGTCTTTAGAACTAGGAGGTCACGCACCCATTATCGTTTTAGAAGATGCGGACATGGACTTAGCAATTGAAGGGGTTATGGCATCGAAGTTCCGAAATGCCGGACAAACTTGTGTATGTGGCAACCGCATTTATGTGCAGCAAAGCATTGTCGAAGAGTTTTCACAGAAACTTAAACAAGCTGCTGGCAACTTAAAAGTAGGCAACGGACTAGAAGAAGGCGTGCAGATAGGTCCTTTAGTCGACAAAGATGGTTATGATAAAGTTCAAAAACACGTTGACGACGCTATTGAAAAAGGCGCTAAAGTGCTTGTTGGCGGAAATGGGCGTTCAGAGAACAATGCTTATTTCTATAACCCAACAGTATTGGTTGATGCAACTTCAAATATGTTAGTCATGAATGAGGAAACTTTTGGTCCTGTTGCTCCCATTATGTCTTTTGAAACAGATGAAGAAGCCGTCAAATTAGCAAATGATACACGCTTTGGCTTGGCTGCTTACTTCTTTACCGAAAGCATGTCTCGTGGTACTTATCTATCTGAAAATCTAGATTACGGCATTGTCGGCTGGAACGATGGAGCTCCTTCTACTGCTCAGGCTCCATTTGGCGGAATGAAAGAAAGTGGTGTCGGTCGAGAAGGTGGCCAAGAAGGTTTAGATGCATTTTTGGAAACAAAGTACGTTTCAATCAAAATTTAA
- a CDS encoding MGMT family protein has protein sequence MQTFTERALRIIKQIPPGKIMTYGQVAAAAGSPRGARQVTRILHSMSAKHSLPWHRIVNAKGQIVLRNEEARFFQRKTLQEEGVEIDKDDRIDLLKFRFHPIAEEEKIDCFKNPL, from the coding sequence ATGCAGACTTTTACTGAAAGAGCTTTAAGAATTATCAAACAAATTCCGCCGGGTAAAATTATGACTTATGGCCAAGTCGCAGCGGCTGCTGGAAGCCCGCGTGGAGCCAGACAAGTAACGAGAATATTGCACAGTATGAGTGCCAAGCATAGTTTGCCATGGCATCGAATTGTTAACGCTAAAGGTCAAATTGTTCTACGGAATGAAGAGGCTCGATTTTTTCAAAGAAAAACGCTGCAAGAAGAAGGCGTGGAAATAGACAAGGACGACCGAATTGACTTACTCAAGTTTCGATTCCATCCTATTGCAGAGGAAGAAAAGATAGACTGTTTTAAAAACCCATTATGA
- a CDS encoding GNAT family N-acetyltransferase yields the protein MYELITIQDRSRWQKILDKLQITDIYYTSQYFLGALKLDPGEALLFYYKDDDGEVAYPFIKRVVNDGDITYFDVTTPFGYGGPILNVEKNGANLTANFRKSFMTYCQNEKIIAEYVRFHPLKENAQFFGTHLKISSLFETYTINLKAHFTPSQKLLLPNKEDVDNASELIVKKLGTVRHLFEFLVLYYAAARRREEADSYYFFTNDYFETLIGSMGSNLHLFGAFHENKLVSACYVLTMGDTIYYHLGGSLSEVDNEMTMRTLLLKIAEWGEENYYVFFHLGGDFQVEENEKQEIKKEIANCGPAVFYIGQQIHDQQTYDNLVSLEEEDVIRRYGNI from the coding sequence ATGTATGAACTGATCACGATACAAGATCGTAGTCGCTGGCAAAAAATTCTTGATAAATTACAAATAACAGACATTTATTATACAAGTCAATATTTTTTGGGAGCTCTAAAATTAGATCCTGGAGAAGCTTTGCTTTTTTACTATAAAGATGATGATGGGGAGGTCGCTTACCCTTTTATCAAAAGGGTAGTAAATGACGGAGATATCACTTATTTTGATGTTACAACGCCATTTGGTTATGGAGGACCTATATTGAACGTGGAGAAAAATGGTGCTAACTTGACGGCTAATTTCAGAAAATCTTTTATGACGTATTGCCAGAATGAGAAAATCATTGCCGAATATGTACGTTTTCATCCGCTGAAAGAAAATGCTCAATTTTTCGGGACTCATTTGAAAATTTCTTCATTATTTGAAACGTACACAATCAACTTAAAAGCTCATTTTACCCCTTCTCAAAAATTACTTCTGCCAAATAAAGAAGATGTTGATAATGCTTCAGAATTAATAGTAAAAAAGCTTGGAACTGTGCGTCATCTGTTTGAATTTCTAGTGTTGTATTACGCGGCGGCTAGAAGAAGAGAAGAAGCGGATAGCTATTATTTTTTTACCAATGATTATTTTGAAACATTGATTGGTTCAATGGGATCTAACCTACACTTATTTGGTGCCTTTCACGAAAACAAGCTAGTGTCAGCATGCTATGTTCTGACAATGGGCGATACGATTTATTATCATCTTGGGGGCAGTTTATCTGAAGTGGACAATGAAATGACTATGCGGACCTTATTGTTAAAAATAGCTGAATGGGGAGAAGAAAACTACTATGTCTTCTTTCATTTAGGTGGAGACTTTCAAGTAGAAGAAAATGAGAAACAAGAGATAAAAAAAGAAATTGCTAATTGCGGACCTGCCGTGTTTTATATTGGGCAACAAATACATGATCAACAAACCTATGATAATTTGGTGTCATTAGAAGAAGAAGACGTTATTCGGAGATATGGAAACATTTGA
- the thrC gene encoding threonine synthase, with protein MRWQGLIEEHKEWLPVTENTPSLTLQEGNTPLVRLEKLSKEWGIELYAKLEGANPTGSFKDRGMVMAVAKAKEEGKTVLICASTGNTSASAAAYGARAGMRTIVVIPEGRIALGKLAQAKMYGAEILEIKGNFDEALQMVREVGQEAGIALVNSVNPYRLEGQKTIAFEVIDQLGQVPDIFALPVGNAGNISASWKGFTEYAERTGEKRPVLLGIQAAGAAPIVHNKVVENPETVATAIRIGNPASWQLALDALNQSNGTILAATDEEILEAYQLLARTEGIFAEPASCASIAGIKKQVENGMLKKGVKVVAVLTGNGLKDPETAISVNQHKALLVPEDMERFWEDLKKGVSV; from the coding sequence ATGAGATGGCAAGGGTTAATCGAGGAACATAAAGAGTGGCTTCCAGTTACAGAAAATACTCCTTCACTGACTTTGCAAGAAGGCAATACACCGCTGGTTCGTTTGGAAAAACTATCAAAAGAGTGGGGAATTGAGCTTTACGCAAAACTAGAAGGTGCCAATCCGACAGGTTCTTTTAAAGATCGCGGCATGGTGATGGCTGTCGCCAAAGCAAAAGAAGAAGGCAAAACTGTATTGATCTGTGCGTCAACAGGCAACACGTCGGCCTCGGCTGCAGCATATGGTGCAAGAGCCGGTATGCGGACGATTGTTGTCATTCCAGAAGGCCGCATTGCGCTCGGGAAACTGGCACAGGCAAAAATGTATGGAGCGGAGATTCTTGAAATCAAAGGGAATTTTGATGAAGCACTGCAAATGGTTCGTGAAGTTGGCCAAGAAGCAGGCATTGCTTTGGTCAATTCGGTCAATCCTTACCGCTTAGAAGGACAGAAAACAATCGCATTTGAAGTGATTGATCAATTAGGGCAAGTACCAGATATCTTCGCATTGCCAGTTGGTAACGCAGGCAACATTTCAGCTTCTTGGAAAGGCTTTACAGAATATGCGGAGCGCACTGGTGAAAAACGTCCGGTGCTTCTCGGCATCCAAGCAGCAGGTGCAGCACCCATCGTCCATAATAAAGTTGTGGAAAATCCAGAGACGGTAGCAACTGCTATTCGCATTGGGAATCCAGCAAGTTGGCAATTAGCGCTGGATGCTTTAAATCAATCAAATGGAACGATTTTAGCAGCTACTGATGAAGAAATCCTTGAAGCTTATCAGCTCTTGGCTCGAACTGAGGGGATATTTGCTGAACCGGCTTCGTGTGCTTCTATTGCAGGGATCAAAAAGCAAGTAGAAAATGGCATGTTGAAAAAAGGGGTAAAAGTGGTTGCTGTTTTGACAGGAAATGGACTGAAAGATCCTGAAACAGCAATTTCAGTTAATCAGCACAAAGCACTTCTCGTTCCAGAAGATATGGAACGTTTCTGGGAGGATTTGAAAAAAGGAGTGAGCGTATGA
- a CDS encoding YveK family protein: protein MKSRKIIAHLLASYKKQIYFSLSFTFFLMLTASLIFVFIIDSEYQASSQLLVEKSQSVLSNQLKENKQIDSRMIEAYAAFIESSEVLDQVSKDLPLKTSVSALREQILVSYASNSPVLTVTVSSASSQESVSIANAVAAVFQTKVSDSFQTNPVTIISQAVPENGSKEPSQKELLMKIAIAGTFGFISSILLIASTHSVKKTTNARDRNMWKKNRQLQTVFK, encoded by the coding sequence GTGAAAAGCAGAAAGATCATTGCGCATTTGTTGGCAAGTTATAAAAAACAAATCTACTTTTCGCTCAGCTTTACTTTTTTTCTAATGCTGACAGCCTCCTTGATTTTTGTTTTTATCATTGATTCAGAGTATCAGGCGTCTAGCCAATTGCTCGTGGAAAAATCACAATCGGTATTATCAAACCAGCTAAAGGAAAATAAGCAGATAGATTCCCGAATGATAGAAGCATATGCAGCTTTTATTGAAAGCTCGGAAGTACTGGATCAAGTTAGTAAAGATCTGCCGTTAAAAACGTCTGTTTCTGCTCTTCGCGAACAAATTCTTGTAAGCTATGCCAGTAACTCTCCAGTGTTAACGGTTACTGTTTCTTCTGCTAGTAGTCAGGAGTCAGTTAGCATTGCTAATGCAGTAGCAGCTGTTTTTCAAACTAAAGTAAGTGATTCTTTTCAAACAAATCCAGTCACTATCATTTCACAAGCAGTTCCTGAAAATGGGAGTAAAGAGCCTAGTCAGAAAGAGTTACTAATGAAGATAGCGATAGCTGGTACTTTTGGTTTTATTAGTAGCATCCTTTTAATAGCTAGTACCCATTCAGTGAAAAAAACGACAAATGCTAGAGATAGAAACATGTGGAAAAAAAATCGCCAATTACAGACAGTATTTAAGTAA
- a CDS encoding replication/maintenance protein RepL, which yields MKIVENLMHSRTENFSEEKILSECREYFSSETEKTAETGEKFINYFLRNSSSEGVLFKTIKEITADINISHQTLTKVLKTLESKEIIYRRNGIIGLWKE from the coding sequence ATGAAAATAGTGGAAAATCTTATGCACAGTAGAACAGAAAATTTTTCGGAAGAGAAAATCTTAAGTGAATGCCGGGAGTATTTTTCATCAGAAACTGAAAAGACGGCAGAAACGGGAGAGAAGTTCATAAACTATTTTCTGAGGAATAGTTCGTCAGAAGGTGTACTTTTCAAAACGATCAAGGAAATTACAGCAGATATTAACATTTCACATCAAACTTTGACAAAAGTGTTAAAGACTTTGGAGTCAAAAGAAATTATTTATCGTAGAAATGGCATCATTGGCTTGTGGAAAGAGTAA
- the thrB gene encoding homoserine kinase, with the protein MNWKEFSVTVPASTANLGPGFDSIGLALDLHMVVHVSPAITWLVEYNNQGYQQIETGTDNLIVATAQFVAEKYDQSLPAAKLAVDTEIPLSRGLGSSATAIAAGIEIADRLMGLKLSMKEKLKIGTELEGHPDNISASLLGGLTISYFDEQELEIVHVPEVEIGVVILIPPTEFLTSESRELLPKTLSHKTAVQGSAAGNVVSAALAKGDWQTAGRIMQKDVFHEPYRKDKFPKFDAIQQSCLELEVFGSAISGAGPSLFIAVEKGRETAVAEHLAKEFPLYECLVTKPSSTGINICETVV; encoded by the coding sequence ATGAACTGGAAAGAATTCTCAGTGACTGTGCCTGCATCGACCGCAAACCTAGGTCCCGGATTTGATTCGATTGGTCTAGCATTAGATCTTCATATGGTCGTCCATGTGTCTCCCGCGATCACGTGGCTTGTCGAATACAACAATCAAGGCTATCAGCAGATTGAGACCGGTACTGACAATCTGATTGTCGCAACGGCACAGTTTGTTGCGGAAAAGTATGATCAATCACTGCCGGCTGCGAAATTGGCAGTGGATACAGAAATTCCTTTAAGCAGAGGTCTTGGCAGCAGTGCAACAGCGATCGCTGCTGGCATCGAAATTGCCGATCGTTTGATGGGTTTAAAACTGTCAATGAAAGAGAAATTGAAAATCGGAACAGAATTAGAAGGACATCCGGACAATATCTCAGCTTCACTTCTTGGTGGGCTAACGATTTCTTATTTTGATGAACAAGAGTTAGAAATTGTTCACGTCCCAGAAGTAGAAATTGGGGTTGTTATATTAATTCCTCCTACGGAATTTCTGACTTCAGAATCGCGTGAACTCCTGCCAAAAACCTTGTCTCATAAAACGGCTGTGCAAGGGAGTGCTGCAGGCAATGTTGTGTCTGCGGCTTTAGCAAAGGGAGACTGGCAGACAGCGGGACGCATAATGCAAAAAGATGTTTTTCATGAACCTTATCGTAAAGACAAATTCCCTAAATTTGATGCGATACAGCAAAGTTGCCTTGAACTTGAGGTGTTTGGTTCAGCTATTAGTGGAGCAGGACCTTCTTTGTTTATCGCAGTGGAAAAAGGAAGAGAAACGGCAGTAGCGGAACACTTGGCAAAAGAATTTCCGCTATACGAATGTTTAGTTACAAAACCATCTTCTACAGGAATCAACATATGTGAAACAGTTGTATAA
- a CDS encoding amidohydrolase, whose translation MINQTIKNAIIENNAEMIQIRQKLHSEPELSWQEFETSQFVYDYLTELGIDARLTEPTGVIGELKGGKQGQTVALRADMDALSVEELNTDLPYKSKNLGKMHACGHDAHTAMLLSAAKALVSVKEEISGNVRFIFQPAEEVATGAKAMVEQGAVEGVDDVFGIHIWSQGATSKVACNPGPAFASADIFNVRFKGQGGHGAMPQACIDAAIIASSFVMNVQSVVSRTVDPMQSAVVTIGKMVVGTRFNIIAENAEIEGTVRCFDPSIRDHIEKQLQVYADHTAAIYGGTAEVDYIRGTQAVINGTESAQLVQRVAIEAFGKDAIYNEEPTMGGEDFSFYLDEVPGSFALVGSGNAEKDTQWAHHHGKFNVDEDALTTGAELYAQYAWSFLTK comes from the coding sequence ATGATCAATCAAACAATAAAAAACGCCATTATAGAAAATAATGCCGAAATGATTCAAATACGTCAAAAGCTTCATAGTGAGCCCGAATTATCATGGCAGGAATTTGAAACTTCTCAATTTGTTTATGATTACTTAACTGAACTTGGCATCGATGCACGCCTGACAGAGCCAACTGGTGTTATTGGAGAGCTAAAAGGTGGGAAACAAGGACAGACTGTCGCGTTACGTGCGGATATGGACGCTTTGTCTGTTGAAGAACTAAATACAGACTTGCCGTACAAATCCAAAAATCTTGGCAAAATGCATGCATGTGGACACGATGCTCATACGGCCATGCTCTTATCAGCAGCTAAAGCACTGGTCAGTGTTAAAGAAGAAATTTCAGGCAATGTTCGTTTTATCTTTCAGCCTGCTGAAGAAGTGGCGACCGGTGCTAAAGCAATGGTTGAACAAGGAGCAGTTGAAGGAGTCGATGACGTTTTTGGTATTCATATTTGGTCTCAAGGAGCTACCAGCAAAGTGGCCTGTAATCCAGGACCTGCATTTGCCTCAGCAGACATTTTTAACGTGCGGTTTAAAGGACAGGGTGGACACGGAGCGATGCCGCAAGCTTGCATTGACGCGGCAATTATTGCTTCTTCATTCGTAATGAATGTACAATCAGTGGTCTCTCGTACAGTTGATCCTATGCAGTCAGCAGTAGTAACAATTGGAAAAATGGTCGTAGGAACTCGTTTTAACATTATTGCTGAAAATGCTGAAATTGAAGGAACGGTCAGGTGTTTCGATCCCTCAATCCGTGACCATATCGAAAAGCAGCTACAAGTTTATGCGGATCATACAGCTGCAATTTACGGAGGTACTGCAGAAGTTGACTATATTAGAGGTACACAAGCTGTTATAAATGGAACTGAAAGTGCCCAATTGGTCCAAAGAGTAGCAATCGAAGCATTTGGAAAAGATGCGATTTATAACGAAGAACCTACAATGGGTGGAGAAGATTTTTCATTTTACTTAGATGAAGTTCCCGGAAGCTTTGCGTTAGTCGGAAGCGGCAACGCAGAAAAAGATACGCAGTGGGCGCATCATCACGGGAAGTTTAATGTGGATGAAGATGCATTGACAACAGGTGCAGAACTTTATGCACAATATGCGTGGTCTTTTTTAACTAAATAA